The following DNA comes from Bombus terrestris chromosome 2, iyBomTerr1.2, whole genome shotgun sequence.
AAGCTGAGCTACTACATACTTCGAAAATGATTTCAGTCATTGTACATTCTGGAAATAGTTTGAAGGAGAAGTTTTTTTGTTTAAACTAATCAAAATAATAGTTGAAGTTGTGGAAGTTATTTATTAgaaactattaatttttaatttgactgCTTTTTAAATTCACATATTAGTATCAGTTTTATTATAATCGAACAAAAAAGAATGTTACAAACAAAAATTAGTCAACACTCAATCAAACAATAAATTGCAGTaccaaaaatttgttaaatgtcttttttcaataaataatcaaggttatctttatttttgtaaataatactaAAAAAGTTACGCGGTAGTTACTTTTTTAGTATGATTGTAAAGTCATAAAATTCATTTGGAAAGTTATGAAAATGTTTAACTTAAATCATTTTAAGTAAGTGTTGATAACAATACTTCTCTATTTCAAGAGATAGAATTCAATATATGaatttaatacatataatataagaaaCTAGTAATAAGAATGCAATAACCTCTTTGTAACAGGCACTGAGTCTAaagtacaaatatataataataataataagataacaAAGGAAATGTTAGCTGGAGATAAATAGTTTTATGTTTTAAAATCCTCTTCAGtaatttgaattaatatttaaggCTATTCTGAgctattttatttcgttatattgTGGTAATAAATTTACTAAACAATTCTAAATTACGATGTAATATGAAATAACGATTTGCTTTAAATGTATGACTTAAGTACTTACATTTATTTGatttcgataataatttaacttctagttaaatttttattttcgatttgCTATCAATGCtattacataattaaaaatttcaaaaatattcatcatattaaaataatatatcgaaATTGGTACTCAGTCGTAACAGTTTTAAATGTTGCGTGCTATACTTACAATTAGTATCTGAGTTACCAACTTAAAGAAAACGAATATATGGAAGAGTACAAAGTTatagaggaaaataaaaaattattgttactatCTGCAGCTTAAAAATTAGATCAATTATAAGTATACTTTATTTGTGAATATTAAGTTAATCTTTCTCAATATATTATTGTGCAAAACTGTTTGTTCAAGATATATTATGGAATTATTTTATTGGAAATTACGTTTTCCGCAAACTATTAACtattaaagttaaaaatattgaaatccattTATTGCAATTAGTATTTTGAACAATTGCACTGAACACACATACTGCTTTACTTGAATATATTAAATAGCTAGTTTAAACTaactttaattagaaaattttaatacacTTTTGTATAATTCAGTTATAATATAAGGTTCTTTTTTATTGACGTATCTatactttaattttttattctttggatactAAATGctctacaaaaatattaatttcgtacttgaaaacattgaatataatttttttatgatatatatagATTTTCGTACTATCTATATCGCAATAACTTTCTTTTTCGCTATAATTGCATTTTgtctttaaattaaatattttctctgttAATACGACTTCTatagcaaaatattatatagcatataacgtcgaTATTGCgtaaaattctttcatttaatatatatatatatatatgtatatatatatatatacgcgtattttaaaaaatataatttgtgtttaatatgcaaagaaaaatatattacagcAGGTCCCTTCGTTACGCGAATTCTCGACTTTTacctacttttattttattttattcgtatgaCTAATTGCAGACATTATACGAGGACAACAAAACATATAATTTGAGTAGGTAATAAACgataatttttcattgaaagaTGAAAAATTATCACGCAATTTTTAAGGCCATTTTTGATGCTATTCTTAAGAAGTTTGAGAATGACAATTTCGATAGTGAAGGCACAATATTTCGGCATGCCTCTTATGTAAAAAACAAATATGATAAACCTTCTCATACATATGTTGCAAACAGTGCaattaaaaactatttttttgGACATTATCTTATTGTGTGcgagtaaaataatatatatatatatatatatatatgtatagaatatataaaataactgtGTTTGTTACTTTCATTAGAAGATGATAACGAgtaatttttttgtttcattaaacAGTCTTCCTTATTATACGATATGTGGTATGAATTTAAACTATTACGAATACCTATGAAAAGATGTTATTCCTTGTATCAAATATTGTTTCATGACATTTTTGGAGTAGATAATTCGGATCATTATAAGAACAATTAGTCgatatttatatcttatattatGAACATTAGATGTAAATGTTGACGtatgaaacatttaattttcgttcaaatcatcttttaattaatttaacttgtAAAACTTGACGTTCTCTTAATTAAGAGACTAGAATTTTGTTCATTAGGAGATTAGAAATAAAACTTAACGAGAAGAAATATctagaaataattttgtttgcttaaataatagaattatggaaattaatttttaagtgtttaacaaatattttttattataaaatgaaattttcttggAAGATTAAGTATCTCTCCCAGtactaataaatatttcaaaccatgtataaaagtaaaaataaaaataattaatacacattgttaatttttaaataatataaataagaaatctgaacatacgtatataaaaaataaattatcgaaGTTATAGAGACatgtaaaattaagaaaatataaatatttgctcACTATATAAATTATGATATCTACACGTTCAATTTTATCTATATACTTAAATTTGAGCTCTGCATCTTTGCTCTGAACTTCTTCAAATAACAAAGTAAGTTTCTTCGTTATTTGAAACTGATTCAATTTCATCAGTAATATccgttttataaattattatatcatcATTTATAACAACAGATAGAGTAACAAATAATGATAAACATTTTCAACATCGTTTCGCCTCTGTTGGTCattatgaaattaatatgaaacagcaatgttgttaaaaaatttgttgTCCGCTAACTCATAATTAATCACCCAAACCAATTATTAACGAAGGAGTTGAATCCGTTACTAATGGATGAAAAAATTCCGCTATTTGTCTCGGATGCAGTATTGGTTCCAGAATGTGGTCGAAAATGTATCACATGGTCCCGATTAATATGGTCCCTGTTCCCATTATAAAAATTGGATCCAGTTTCATCCTCACCTGGATGTCTCTATTATCAAGCCATGTAAAATAactttcaattaataaaaaaatttcgatggaaataaatagatagataggtagaaagaaagaaagataaagaaagagagagagagagagaagaagagaaaggggGAAGATAACATTTCGAATCTTTGTCTTCGAATTAAATAATATGGTGACTCGGTTAGATTTAGTCATTTTTGTAAACAAAAAAAGCCGAGAAAATGGAGGTATAAGTATTTGTTTACATATACAAATGTATTCTTTAAATTCTACTTACACTTGCtctgtataatgttacgttgaAAGAGGTCGGATGTTGTTCTACTACTCTAAATTCTACATCACGTGGAAGATATCCATTTGCATATACCTacaaaataaaacgataaatatcGTACAAATGACTAAATTACTGTATCGAATGtggtttaaaattattttcgaatttaTAAGATATCAACATAACATTGGCTTTATTTATCACAATTTTTAGTTTTGAACATATTAAATGATGATGCAAGTATGAAAATTGTTAACTTGACTTTCAACAAGTTACCTCTAGTTTATACATTCCTGGCAGTAAAATTCTCCAAAATTCACCATATTTCGTAGTAAGGAAACTAACGTCTCGTGATTTCACTTTGATAGATGCTCTCTCAATGGGATTTCCATTTTCGTCGATAACAAATCCACGGACGCCCCTATGAGCTTCCGCTAAAAATTTAATGAGTgcctaaaaagaaaattaaaatacattgtGTAAATAAAGTACGCATATAGTATCAATTTAATTACGGTAAACTGTGtttgcattattttattatgactTTCACCAATTAGTTTTCCATATTAAGCATCTATTTAAAACATTGGCGAGATAATTCCAGGAACGAAGAGAAGGTACCTTGCAAAGAAATGTTCGACAACGTGCTGCTCTTTTGAAATATATTCTTGTCACTTTAATAACTTACCACGCGATTTTCTTCCCAGTAAAATTGTAAATCAGAAGCAGGAGGATATTTACAACACGAAAGTTCCAATGTAATTTCCATACACCCATTCCATACGTAGTTGAAATCCTGCATTCCACCGGTAAGTGGATACCACTGTGCTCCATTAGTTATACCATTTTTAAAGCCTGGTTGAGATGGCGAGCAGGGTAATCCTTGGTACATAGATCCGTGGTTTCGGGAATACACCAACGATAAATGTTGAAACACGTCATCGTCTGGACAAATGCTCGGCGCCGAAGTATAACTCTGAAACACTAAATTGTTCGTATATATGTTCGATCTG
Coding sequences within:
- the LOC100650514 gene encoding carboxypeptidase M isoform X3 translates to MVVSSSPYEHMIGKPDVKYVANIHGNEAVGRELMLHLIRFLVTSYGSDPYITWLLDNTRIHILPSMNPDGFEVSKEGYCEGGQGRYNARGFDLNRNFPDYFKQNNKKSQPETEAVKEWVSKIQFVLSGSLHGGALVASYPFDNTPNSRICRSAPLCAVFQSYTSAPSICPDDDVFQHLSLVYSRNHGSMYQGLPCSPSQPGFKNGITNGAQWYPLTGGMQDFNYVWNGCMEITLELSCCKYPPASDLQFYWEENRVALIKFLAEAHRGVRGFVIDENGNPIERASIKVKSRDVSFLTTKYGEFWRILLPGMYKLEVYANGYLPRDVEFRVVEQHPTSFNVTLYRASRHPGEDETGSNFYNGNRDHINRDHVIHFRPHSGTNTASETNSGIFSSISNGFNSFVNNWFG
- the LOC100650514 gene encoding carboxypeptidase M isoform X1 gives rise to the protein MYGPIFFVTILGAFHEIAAASQHINKDLTNHYNARFHVYEEPYSIDFTYHNYEQMSRFLRTTSLRFQNLTALYSIGKSVKGRDLWVMVVSSSPYEHMIGKPDVKYVANIHGNEAVGRELMLHLIRFLVTSYGSDPYITWLLDNTRIHILPSMNPDGFEVSKEGYCEGGQGRYNARGFDLNRNFPDYFKQNNKKSQPETEAVKEWVSKIQFVLSGSLHGGALVASYPFDNTPNSRICRSAPLCAVFQSYTSAPSICPDDDVFQHLSLVYSRNHGSMYQGLPCSPSQPGFKNGITNGAQWYPLTGGMQDFNYVWNGCMEITLELSCCKYPPASDLQFYWEENRVALIKFLAEAHRGVRGFVIDENGNPIERASIKVKSRDVSFLTTKYGEFWRILLPGMYKLEVYANGYLPRDVEFRVVEQHPTSFNVTLYRASRHPGEDETGSNFYNGNRDHINRDHVIHFRPHSGTNTASETNSGIFSSISNGFNSFVNNWFG
- the LOC100650514 gene encoding carboxypeptidase M isoform X2, which translates into the protein MYGPIFFVTILGAFHEIAAASQHINKDLTNHYNARFHVYEEPYSIDFTYHNYEQMSRFLRTTSLRFQNLTALYSIGKSVKGRDLWVMVVSSSPYEHMIGKPDVKYVANIHGNEAVGRELMLHLIRFLVTSYGSDPYITWLLDNTRIHILPSMNPDGFEVSKEGYCEGGQGRYNARGFDLNRNFPDYFKQNNKKSQPETEAVKEWVSKIQFVLSGSLHGGALVASYPFDNTPNSLFQSYTSAPSICPDDDVFQHLSLVYSRNHGSMYQGLPCSPSQPGFKNGITNGAQWYPLTGGMQDFNYVWNGCMEITLELSCCKYPPASDLQFYWEENRVALIKFLAEAHRGVRGFVIDENGNPIERASIKVKSRDVSFLTTKYGEFWRILLPGMYKLEVYANGYLPRDVEFRVVEQHPTSFNVTLYRASRHPGEDETGSNFYNGNRDHINRDHVIHFRPHSGTNTASETNSGIFSSISNGFNSFVNNWFG